One window from the genome of Cricetulus griseus strain 17A/GY chromosome 2, alternate assembly CriGri-PICRH-1.0, whole genome shotgun sequence encodes:
- the Izumo3 gene encoding izumo sperm-egg fusion protein 3 translates to MGDLWVLLFLPLYLAAFRGVKGCLECDPRFIEDVRTLLAMLIPVEVPGRIQLLDRQHKEIIQLSSKVSHMDKTLRLLAVRNVIKMREWLKHEFYRLGNETWKGAFIMQGKLLQVRQNLGYQLKESLKSFSEVACSEDCIVIEGPVLDCWTCLRLTTRCFRGDYCKDENPKKADNREIALYLILIAEAVILASAVLLFHFCISHRRKMKVIRRTLKTYLEKKLEELVGIVDKDDENKDSETQKSNLQPQTGDPSGVESELQTGT, encoded by the exons ATGGGTGACCTATGGGTACTTCTTTTTTTGCCTCTGTACCTGGCAGCCTTTCGTGGGGTCAAAGGCTGTTTGGAGTGTGACCCCAGATTCATAGAGGATGTTAGGACCTTGCTGGCAATGCTGATACCTGTAGAAGTTCCTGGGAGAATTCAACTGCTTGACAGGCAGCATAAGGAGATAATCCAATTAAGCTCCAAGGTCTCCCACATGGATAAGACGCTTCGGTTGTTGG CTGTTCGAAATGTTATCAAAATGAGAGAATGGCTGAAGCATGAATTTTATAGACTGGGCAATGAAACATGGAAAG gTGCCTTTATCATGCAAGGCAAGCTTCTTCAAGTCCGTCAAAACCTGGGATACCAACTGAAAGAATCACTAAAGAGCTTCTCTGAAGTTG CTTGTTCAGAAGATTGCA TTGTAATTGAAGGTCCTGTCCTTGACTGTTGGACCTGTCTTCGCCTGACCACCCGGTGTTTCAGAGGAGACTATTGTAAAG atGAGAATCCAAAGAAAGCTGATAATCGAGAGATTGCACTATATCTGATATTGATAGCAGAAGCTGTAATATTGGCAAGTGCTGTGTTACT ATTCCATTTTTGCATCTCACATAGGAGGAAAATGAAGGTAATACGAAGGACACTGAAGACATATTTGGAGAAGAAACTTGAAGAATTAGTGGGGATTGTAGATAAGGATGATGAAAACAAAGATTCTGAGACCCAGAAATCAAATTTACAGCCTCAGACAGGAGATCCTTCAGGTGTTGAGTCAGAGTTGCAAACTGGGACTTGA